A single region of the Populus nigra chromosome 2, ddPopNigr1.1, whole genome shotgun sequence genome encodes:
- the LOC133682542 gene encoding uncharacterized protein LOC133682542 isoform X1, producing the protein MEKLECPSKQRKNKAQITIDIGGSVVLGGVFVVTSLIAAAFAVKRRRRRDTDKEDLPCKKEAKGSRGLCFTLENPSSTFHQNPCLTDGSIGMTAEEIQVDCIELVCTESLILEENSACMINDENDNFTGDDQEFLLTDDTRQEIIITSFDVCCGMEELPLLVLDSESMNEVEGNIKNDSEDNSSWLERIEIKRLEEEVDTERIMEEETKSVNLVEEDEEGYSSEEYVVGEEAVGAEKMTADPTVAMLWVEDEEEEDSSEEYVMDEGDES; encoded by the exons ATGGAGAAGCTTGAATGCCCTtctaaacaaaggaaaaacaagGCACAAATAACCATAGATATTGGAGGATCGGTTGTGTTGGGTGGAGTATTCGTTGTTACTAGTTTGATTGCTGCTGCTTTTGCTGTCAAGAGAAGGAGGAGAAGAGACACCGATAAGGAGGACTTACCGTGCAAAAAAGAAGCCAAAGGCAGTCGAGGCCTGTGTTTTACGCTTGAAAATCCGTCCTCCACTTTCCATCAGAATCCATG TTTGACAGATGGATCTATAGGGATGACTGCAGAAGAAATCCAGGTTGATTGTATTGAACTGGTCTGTACTGAGAGTTTGATTTTG GAGGAGAATTCTGCCTGTATGATCAATGACGAAAATGATAATTTCACTGGCGATGATCAAGAGTTCCTCCTCACTGATGATACAAGACaagaaataattattacatCATTTGATGTTTGTTGTGGCATGGAAGAACTTCCCTTGCTAGTACTTGATAGCGAGTCGATGAATGAAGTGGAGGGCAATATCAAGAATGATTCCGAAGATAACTCATCATGGTTGGaaagaattgaaattaaaaggcTGGAAGAGGAAGTAGATACCGAAAGGATTATGGAAGAAGAAACTAAATCAGTGAATCTGgttgaagaagatgaggagGGATACTCCAGCGAAGAATATGTTGTGGGGGAAGAGGCAGTTGGCGCTGAAAAGATGACTGCTGATCCGACTGTAGCAATGCTTTGGGTTgaagatgaggaggaggaggatagcAGTGAAGAATATGTCATGGACGAAGGTGATGAGAGTTGA
- the LOC133682542 gene encoding uncharacterized protein LOC133682542 isoform X2, with product MEKLECPSKQRKNKAQITIDIGGSVVLGGVFVVTSLIAAAFAVKRRRRRDTDKEDLPCKKEAKGSRGLCFTLENPSSTFHQNPCLTDGSIGMTAEEIQVDCIELEENSACMINDENDNFTGDDQEFLLTDDTRQEIIITSFDVCCGMEELPLLVLDSESMNEVEGNIKNDSEDNSSWLERIEIKRLEEEVDTERIMEEETKSVNLVEEDEEGYSSEEYVVGEEAVGAEKMTADPTVAMLWVEDEEEEDSSEEYVMDEGDES from the exons ATGGAGAAGCTTGAATGCCCTtctaaacaaaggaaaaacaagGCACAAATAACCATAGATATTGGAGGATCGGTTGTGTTGGGTGGAGTATTCGTTGTTACTAGTTTGATTGCTGCTGCTTTTGCTGTCAAGAGAAGGAGGAGAAGAGACACCGATAAGGAGGACTTACCGTGCAAAAAAGAAGCCAAAGGCAGTCGAGGCCTGTGTTTTACGCTTGAAAATCCGTCCTCCACTTTCCATCAGAATCCATG TTTGACAGATGGATCTATAGGGATGACTGCAGAAGAAATCCAGGTTGATTGTATTGAACTG GAGGAGAATTCTGCCTGTATGATCAATGACGAAAATGATAATTTCACTGGCGATGATCAAGAGTTCCTCCTCACTGATGATACAAGACaagaaataattattacatCATTTGATGTTTGTTGTGGCATGGAAGAACTTCCCTTGCTAGTACTTGATAGCGAGTCGATGAATGAAGTGGAGGGCAATATCAAGAATGATTCCGAAGATAACTCATCATGGTTGGaaagaattgaaattaaaaggcTGGAAGAGGAAGTAGATACCGAAAGGATTATGGAAGAAGAAACTAAATCAGTGAATCTGgttgaagaagatgaggagGGATACTCCAGCGAAGAATATGTTGTGGGGGAAGAGGCAGTTGGCGCTGAAAAGATGACTGCTGATCCGACTGTAGCAATGCTTTGGGTTgaagatgaggaggaggaggatagcAGTGAAGAATATGTCATGGACGAAGGTGATGAGAGTTGA
- the LOC133682051 gene encoding extensin-like translates to MALTHSSSAAFLLLLSLSVIASAGGYGYDQKPDTTKPNYTYNPKPQPDTSKPKYSYDPKPQPDVVKPDLHKPYYDSNPKPTLPKPKLTEAKPDNGYDSKPYLGQPTIPKPDTAKPNYGYNPKPEVPKPKLTLPKPNYGNDPKPKLIVPKPDTAKPNYGYNPKPEVPKPNYEYVPKPNLLKPKMTVPKPDHGYEPKEKVYEQPKATTPKPENITPHDGYAQKPNLPEPKLYIPKPGNDKLDYEHSPIGVEGFVLCKQGSNYTPIEGAVIRIACTAVDQYGYKKVPFSCSTEATNAKGYYFKTLPALKLTECKAYLESSPLKTCNVPTDMNFGITGAPLSAYHILHDKKIKLYSMRTFFYTSTAPTSTPAGY, encoded by the exons ATGGCTCTAACCCATTCCTCCTCCGCCGCCTTCCTCCTGCTCTTGTCATTGTCAGTGATTGCCTCCGCTGGCGGTTACGGCTATGACCAAAAGCCAGATACAACCAAGCCAAATTATACTTACAACCCAAAACCACAGCCAGACACTTCCAAACCCAAGTATAGTTATGACCCAAAACCACAGCCAGACGTTGTCAAACCAGACCTCCACAAACCATATTACGACTCCAATCCGAAGCCAACCCTCCCCAAACCAAAGCTCACAGAAGCAAAACCAGACAACGGGTATGACTCAAAACCATACCTTGGCCAGCCAACCATCCCCAAACCAGACACTGCCAAGCCAAATTATGGTTACAACCCAAAACCAGAAGTTCCCAAACCGAAATTGACATTGCCAAAACCCAACTATGGTAATGACCCGAAACCAAAGTTGATCGTGCCCAAACCAGACACTGCCAAGCCAAATTATGGTTACAACCCAAAACCAGAAGTTCCCAAACCAAATTATGAATATGTTCCGAAACCAAACCTTCTGAAACCAAAGATGACTGTACCCAAACCCGATCATGGTTATGAACCGAAAGAGAAGGTTTATGAACAACCAAAGGCAACTACACCGAAGCCAGAGAATATCACGCCACATGATGGGTATGCCCAAAAACCAAATCTCCCGGAACCAAAGTTATACATACCAAAACCAGGTAATGACAAACTGGACTATGAGCATAGCCCAATCGGCGTAGAAGGTTTTGTCCTCTGCAAACAAGGCTCTAACTATACCCCTATTGAAG GAGCTGTGATAAGAATAGCCTGTACTGCTGTGGACCAGTATGGCTACAAGAAAGTCCCTTTCTCCTGCTCGACTGAAGCAACTAATGCAAAGGGTTACTACTTCAAAACATTGCCAGCTTTAAAGCTCACAGAATGCAAGGCTTACCTTGAAAGCTCTCCATTGAAAACCTGCAACGTTCCGACAGATATGAACTTTGGGATTACGGGTGCTCCCCTTTCAGCTTATCACATTCtccatgacaagaaaataaaactgtACTCCATGAGGACTTTCTTCTACACCTCGACGGCACCTACATCAACCCCTGCTGGTTATTAA